The genomic region AGCGAGGCATTAATTATAATATTAACTTGCGTTTGGTAAGGGGATTGGATTATTACAATCGCACTGTATTTGAATGGGTTACCGATAAATTAGGTGCACAAGGAACAGTTTGTGCTGGTGGGCGCTATGATGGCTTAGTAGAGCAGGTGGGAGGAAAATCCACTCCGGCTTGCGGTTTTGCTATGGGAGTAGAACGATTGTTGTCGTTGATGCAAGAATGTGGGAAAAAGATTCAACAGCCAGTTCCTGATATTTATATTGCTTATCAAGGTGATGAGCAGGTCATGGATTATGCTTGGAAGTGTGCGGAATTTCTTCGTGATGAGGGATTCGATGTTATTTTGCATTGCGGTGGCGGCAGCTTTAAATCTCAGATGAAAAAGGCTGATTCATCTGGTGCTGTTTATGCATTGATTATCGGGAATGATGAATTCAGGGCGCAACAAGTAACTATTAAGCCATTGCGTGATCTGATTGAACAAGTAAGTCTGAAATTAAGCGAGGTTGCTGAAATAATTAATAAAAAAGATTTGTATTAACAATAACGCAGAATTAACCAAGGAAATGCTATGGTAACTTATAATCATGAAGATCAGGAAAAGGTTGATGGGTTTAAAGGTTGGTGGGACAAGTATGGGACTGCGATTGTTATTTTCATGACAGTAATGTTAGCAACTGCCGGAGCTATAAAGGCTTGGGAGTATTACCAGAAAAAGCAGGCACAGCAGGCGGGGGATTTATACGTTTTGTTGAAGCAGGTCCAAGCAGGCAATGATTCAGAAAAAATTAATGATACGGCTCAGTTGCTTATGCAAGGTTATTCCTCCAGTGGCTATGCGCCACGCGCTGCATTGATTGCAGCACAAGCCGATGCTCATGCAGGGAATAATAAGCGGGCGATACAAAACTTACAATGGATTCTTGATCATGCAAAAGAAACCGAGATGCGTGATTTGGCTCGATTGAGAATCTCGGGGATTTTACTCGATGAAGGAAAATACGATGAAGCATTAAGGTTTTTAGATGATGGATATAGTGAAGCTTTTTCTGGGTTATATTTGGACCGTAAGGGAGATATCCAGGTAGCTACACAGAGAATTTCTGAAGCGCGTTTAAGCTATCAGGAAGCTATAAATGCGCTTGATAAGAGTAATAATTACTATAACATTGTACAAATGAAATTGGATGGACTGGGCAATTCTGAATAAGAATTTAACAATTGTTGAATCGAATTTTACTAGGTGCAGGCGATTTTTTTCGTTCTGGATAGTATTTTTCTTACTACTGTCAGGTTGTAGTAATACGATGAATCCATTTGATATGCGTATTGTTGAAGCAATGAGTACGCAACTATCAGATATGTTTGTCACAGATGAAGTCATTGTTTATGAAAAGGAAGAACTCGATGCTTTAAAATCCGTTGATCCAATTCCATTGAAATGGAAGAATAAAGTCAGTGAAAATGAAATTGCTTCATTCTATGTTGTCTATGAAAATGATGCAGTATATTCAGCTGATGAAGCTGGAAAACTTACAAAATATGAAGCAGCAACGGGTAAGCAATTATGGCAAGTCAAAACTAAGCATAGGTTTTCCGCTGGCGTAGGTGTTGGAGAAGGACTTATTCTGATCGGGACTTTTAAAGGTGAAGTACTTGCTTATAATGAATCTGGTCATATGCTATGGCAAGCATCAGTCACCAGTGAAATCTTAAGTCCACCTCAGGTGCAAAATAATATAGTGGTTGTGCGAACCGTTGACGGCAGAATATTTGGATTAGATGCTATTGATGGAAAACGAAAATGGATTCATCAAGGAGCAACTCCTCCATTGACGGTGCGAAGCACTGCAGGAATAACACTTGCGCATGGTGCTGTATTCGCGGGTTTCCCTGGAGGGAAAATGGTGGCAATGAGCTTGTTTAATGGCAATATTGGATGGGAAGTTGCCGTTTCCCACCCACGGGGCGTTACGGAGCTCGAACGCATGACAGATATTACCAGTGTACCTGTGGTTAACGATAGGTTGGTTTGCGCGGTTGCGTATCAAGGACGTGTGGCATGCTTTGCCATCAATGATGGCACTCAAATATGGACTCGTGAGTCTTCCAGTAGTGCAGGCTTGGTAATGGATAGTGATTATGTTTATGTAACTGAAGATAAAGGTATTGTTTCTGCGTATGATTTGCTCAGTGGAGCCAGTGTATGGAA from Nitrosomonas ureae harbors:
- the bamB gene encoding outer membrane protein assembly factor BamB; this encodes MNPFDMRIVEAMSTQLSDMFVTDEVIVYEKEELDALKSVDPIPLKWKNKVSENEIASFYVVYENDAVYSADEAGKLTKYEAATGKQLWQVKTKHRFSAGVGVGEGLILIGTFKGEVLAYNESGHMLWQASVTSEILSPPQVQNNIVVVRTVDGRIFGLDAIDGKRKWIHQGATPPLTVRSTAGITLAHGAVFAGFPGGKMVAMSLFNGNIGWEVAVSHPRGVTELERMTDITSVPVVNDRLVCAVAYQGRVACFAINDGTQIWTRESSSSAGLVMDSDYVYVTEDKGIVSAYDLLSGASVWKQSRLGSKKLTKPIIKGQYIVVGDDQGNVSLLRNYDGVLIARSATDGSMIQNPASSLPDGFVVQTAKGGVYAYSTQF
- a CDS encoding YfgM family protein; translated protein: MVTYNHEDQEKVDGFKGWWDKYGTAIVIFMTVMLATAGAIKAWEYYQKKQAQQAGDLYVLLKQVQAGNDSEKINDTAQLLMQGYSSSGYAPRAALIAAQADAHAGNNKRAIQNLQWILDHAKETEMRDLARLRISGILLDEGKYDEALRFLDDGYSEAFSGLYLDRKGDIQVATQRISEARLSYQEAINALDKSNNYYNIVQMKLDGLGNSE